GTCAGCATTCATCTCACGACAACGAAAGTGAATGACAGCACAGTAGGTGCCAGCGAATTGTATTCCTCCAGAAATACTACGTACCCGGGTCCGTCCTTGAATGTAACGCTGGGTAATCCCATTGTCAACGATGGAGTTGACAGAACTGCTCTGAGCGCGTTAATTAGTCAGGCTGATCAATTCGATGAAACCGCATACACTACCGAGAGCTGGGCGATCTATTCGACAGCCCTTACAACGGCCAAAGACTTACTTGTGAATAATACGACGCAATCAGAGGTCAACCAAGCTATCTTGACGCTCCAATCTGCGATGAATAACCTTGTAGATGCGGAACTCCCGTCCAAGCTTACAGGCCCGGATATGGGGAATTATTTTAACAACAGTAAGACAGCGGCAATGATCCTCACCATGAAAAATGGGGAAGGTCAATATGTGAAGGTAGACCCAGTCACGGAAAAGCTTTCGCTTACATCAAATGCTGCAGAGGCTTCTCCATTCGCCCTGTACGTGCTTGATTATTTTGCAACTGTAGACCATGTGGAACCTGAGGTTGGGGCCACCAGAACAGCTTACTCCATCAAATCCTTGGTCAATAATAAGTATCTGACCATCCAGAATTATTTTTCAGCGGAAGAATTTCTGAGCAATACCCATCAGTATTTTCATATTGTAAGTGGTGCTCCAAGCGGCAGCAGTACGGACAGGACGTTCGAAATCAAAGCGTCGGCAAGCACTCCGGGTTGGAACGAGCGGTTTTACGTGGATCAGTATGCGAATTCAGGTTATTACCGCATCTGGTCGCATCTGTCTACGATGAGAGACGATACCAATTTTAACCGGTTTAACGTGAAAATGACCGACAATGCCATGCTGAGCAGCGGAACGGCTTCCGAGGATACCGAATACCGATTTTATTTTGAAAAGGTAACTGGTAAAGATCAGCTGGAAGTCAGCCAGGAAGTGAGCGGAGACGATGCTGCATTGTTCTGGAAGCCCGTGAACGGTGATACGAATCCGGCAAATTATAGCGTCAACGGGACGGTATCAGGGGCGGTTTATACCGAAGGCCTTATGCATCTAACGATTTCCGGCTTGAATGTCGGCGTCCATCCATATGCGGTTGCTTATAACGGCAGCGGCTATCAAACGGAGGCGGATGTGAAGGTCCGCATTTTCAGCCATCCGGGTATTCTGCTTACCATGGAAGATCTGGAAAAAATGAAAGCTCATATTCAGGCGAAGGAGGAGCCATGGTACTCCGACTATCAAAGAATGGTCAACGGCGTTTCCTACGATGTAGCCAGCTATGAGTATCAGACCATGGTCTTTTCGAATGTTGGACGCGGTGGAGCGCCGTCGGATTCCGGTAATATCGGCTATTTTGAGAAGGGCGGTAATGCTGCGTATTTCAACGCCTTGCAATGGGTAATTACCGGGGATAACTTATATGCCGCCAAAGCTGCGGACCTCCTCATGCAATGGGCGAATACGCTGAAGGTCATCGACGGCAGGGATAGAATATTGGGCGCCGGCATCAATGCGTACAAATATGCCAGTGCAGCCGAGATCATAAAGCATTACCACGGCGGCTACAGCGGGTACAGCGACACTGACTTCAAAGCCTTGAAAGATATGATGATCAACGTGGTTTATCCCGTTATTCAGGATGCTGGTGTTCCGATGCTTGCCAACGGTAACTGGGATGTTGCGGCTTTAGTCAGTATGATGGCGATTGGTGTTCTGTGTGACAATAGCGAAATCTTCGACCGTGCAATGACCTTCTATCAAGACATTCATACAAACGGTTCCATCTTCGCTTATGTGAACGATTCCGGCCAAACGATGGAAACGGGGCGTGATCAGGCACATGCTATGCTTGCGCTTGGCTATATGTCAGAGCTCTGTATGATCGCTAAAAATCAGAATGTGGATTTGTATTCCTTGTATACGAACAGGCTTGCGAAGGCCTTTGAATATGTGGCGAAATATAACTTGTATGCTAAGGAGCTGTACGGTGAAGATTTGCCATTCGTGGCAATGCCGAACGTTTTCGGGGATACGAGCAGAGGCTACTATGGGGCTGGATTTAACAGTGACAGTAATGGGCTGAATAGAGGCGAATTCAGACCGATTTTTGAGCAGGGGCTTGCCCTGTACAGTAAGGTGGACGGTGTCGATTTGACATGGACCGCTAGAGCTGCTGCAGCTATGCGCCCTCAGGGCATGGTGCATTTTGATAATTTGAACTTTGGCACGATGACTTATTACAATGGTGAACCGGATCGTGAAGTGAGGGGGCCCTATTTCCAAATGAGAACCCGCTGGGAGCCCTTATATCAAAGAAATTGGAGTACCGTTGACGGTCAAAAAGTCGCAGAGACGCTTAACTCCTATTACGATGTAAATGAAAACGGCGAGCTTACGACGAGTGTCATGAAGAACACGGCACCTTTCTATCAGATGGTTGCTAACGACGACGGGAGTTACTCGATCCTGCTGCTCAAAACAAACACTTTTTTATCGGTGAAGGATGAGCAGGTAGGGGATTACAATGTGATCAAAGCCGATGCGACGGAAATCGGTGATCATGAGAAATTCATTCTACGTGCTAGCGGAGTGGGTCCATTCTTCTTGGTTTCACCAATGTATGAAAATCGGATTGTCTATCAAGATGCAGCCGGTTCAGGCAGCAGCAGCATGTTAACGCTTCGCCTGGGAACGAAAACATTATCTCAAATCAAAGATACACCGGACATCACGACAAATGAAAGACTTATCTTCATGTATAATACGCAGGATATTGCGTTGTTTGGGAGTGCGGCTCCAAGTATTACTTCGGCTGCCAGCACTGTAGTAAGCAGTTATGGCGGTACTTTCCAGGTCACAGCAACAGGCACGGCCCCGATCTCCTACACACTGGAAGGCGAACCTGATGGTGTGACCATGAACAGCAGCACGGGATTGATTACAGTTGCTGACACTACTGGCGTGGGGACATACATGTTTACCGTTCGTGCATCTAATGGCATTAGCCCTGACACAAAGATGCCATTCACATTGACAGTTGTAGAAGCTCCAACCGTTCCGGGCGCGCCACAGAACTTTACTGCAATGCGGGGTAACCGTCAGGTGACGCTGAGCTGGGATGCGCCATCCAGCAATGGCGGCGCAGTGATTACGAAGTATGAGGTTTCCAAAGATAACGGACAGACATGGCTGGAAGCAGACTCCTTCACAGGTCACATTTTCACCGGCTTGGCGAATGGAACAACCTATACATTCTCAGTGCGGGCAGTCAATAGTGCCGGCAGCGGACCGGAAACGGAAGCGCAGGCTGCGCCAAAAGCCTCAAGCAGCTCATCGTCAGGGTCGAGTTCAATAACAGCTGGCCCGGTGCAGGACGAAGAGACACACTCCATTTCCCTGAATGGCAATAGCGGTGCGCTTACTCTGAATGAGGATGGCAGCTATAGCCTGGCTAGCACAGGAGAGCAAATCAAGCAGGCACTTGGCGACAGCAACGAGTTGGTCATCCATGCGAAAGACGTTAGCAATTTGAGCGTAGGACTTCCTGTGTCGGCGATGGGTACTGCGTCCTTGACCGTTACATCCGATATCGGCTCTGTCACTGTTCCGAATGCCACCTTGCAGAATATGGCCAAAAAGTACGGTGACTCGCTTGTTCTTCGCATTCGGAAAGGGAGCTACATGGTTGAATTGCTCGACAATGGCAAGCCAGCGGAGTACGATGAT
This genomic window from Paenibacillus hexagrammi contains:
- a CDS encoding S-layer homology domain-containing protein; the encoded protein is MKHPINQHVKQFLSVLLCICMSIPSLFWGSSMQVASAAETIMPFTPTQDAFVSNFNGQGSSLGTSLSATKLIYGKMRHTYFKFDLSSIDTERYDVGEMNMMLSFRKSHSPNELVFTESESTLRDTSTDWTVTNVTYNNRPYDIVGSPVVTQEVTSNGEENLTVDLSTIFQHALSQGRKVVSIHLTTTKVNDSTVGASELYSSRNTTYPGPSLNVTLGNPIVNDGVDRTALSALISQADQFDETAYTTESWAIYSTALTTAKDLLVNNTTQSEVNQAILTLQSAMNNLVDAELPSKLTGPDMGNYFNNSKTAAMILTMKNGEGQYVKVDPVTEKLSLTSNAAEASPFALYVLDYFATVDHVEPEVGATRTAYSIKSLVNNKYLTIQNYFSAEEFLSNTHQYFHIVSGAPSGSSTDRTFEIKASASTPGWNERFYVDQYANSGYYRIWSHLSTMRDDTNFNRFNVKMTDNAMLSSGTASEDTEYRFYFEKVTGKDQLEVSQEVSGDDAALFWKPVNGDTNPANYSVNGTVSGAVYTEGLMHLTISGLNVGVHPYAVAYNGSGYQTEADVKVRIFSHPGILLTMEDLEKMKAHIQAKEEPWYSDYQRMVNGVSYDVASYEYQTMVFSNVGRGGAPSDSGNIGYFEKGGNAAYFNALQWVITGDNLYAAKAADLLMQWANTLKVIDGRDRILGAGINAYKYASAAEIIKHYHGGYSGYSDTDFKALKDMMINVVYPVIQDAGVPMLANGNWDVAALVSMMAIGVLCDNSEIFDRAMTFYQDIHTNGSIFAYVNDSGQTMETGRDQAHAMLALGYMSELCMIAKNQNVDLYSLYTNRLAKAFEYVAKYNLYAKELYGEDLPFVAMPNVFGDTSRGYYGAGFNSDSNGLNRGEFRPIFEQGLALYSKVDGVDLTWTARAAAAMRPQGMVHFDNLNFGTMTYYNGEPDREVRGPYFQMRTRWEPLYQRNWSTVDGQKVAETLNSYYDVNENGELTTSVMKNTAPFYQMVANDDGSYSILLLKTNTFLSVKDEQVGDYNVIKADATEIGDHEKFILRASGVGPFFLVSPMYENRIVYQDAAGSGSSSMLTLRLGTKTLSQIKDTPDITTNERLIFMYNTQDIALFGSAAPSITSAASTVVSSYGGTFQVTATGTAPISYTLEGEPDGVTMNSSTGLITVADTTGVGTYMFTVRASNGISPDTKMPFTLTVVEAPTVPGAPQNFTAMRGNRQVTLSWDAPSSNGGAVITKYEVSKDNGQTWLEADSFTGHIFTGLANGTTYTFSVRAVNSAGSGPETEAQAAPKASSSSSSGSSSITAGPVQDEETHSISLNGNSGALTLNEDGSYSLASTGEQIKQALGDSNELVIHAKDVSNLSVGLPVSAMGTASLTVTSDIGSVTVPNATLQNMAKKYGDSLVLRIRKGSYMVELLDNGKPAEYDDPGYPLTITLPVKVTEGREASNYVVIKKENGRNVILPLAVGDGERVTFDVTATGTYDVVDNSLAFQDVISSDWAAKDIGFVTARRLFEGTGDKQFNPEASMTRAMFTQVLANLEGIDRSESRTPEFSDVPDGQWYTGAVDWASKKGIINGTRTNTFSPEDSVTREQMAIMLYNYASSKGYKLSIISGTEFADKDSVSPWAREAVHAIAAAGILTGKPGGYFDPQTNATRAEVAAVFARFIRALSSN